CGGTGATAGCGTAAGCGCCAATAGGGACTGTTACCGCGaaatgataaccgactatttgatacttGAAATTGTGCATGCGTTCTTggagacatttggtttcaataagacaacgccacttcccacacatcgcatcaatcagtATATTTATTGGGAGCAGATAGCTTCACGTtgtgggccggtcgattggccatcaatatagtatgatatcacaccgttagactttttcctgcgGGGATAtgaaagtctaaagtctatctGGAGAAACACTCGTCAATTCAAGCCTTGGAGTAAAACACCACGCttgtcattcgctagttaccagtcgaaatgttctaGCGGGTCATCAAAacttggactcaacggatggaccatatgAGACTTAGCCACAAGCTACATTTAaatgagataatcttcaaaaattaaatgccaaagaatgttttttcgaatgacaataaacattcccattaaattttaagtttctgaatgttttttcttaaaaaaaagtagggaacctcgaaataaaTCACCTTTTATAAAGGGGCTGCCAGAGTGTGCAGCAGACACAGTTCTAGTTAGACAACTGTCGTGTATATAGCAattgatatactcgtataagctCGGTTATTGAGTAATCGTTAAGTTTTTGGAATTAGAAAGAATATAGGTTTTATTTAACAATCAAGTGATCGAGATTGAATTACAATATAGAAATCCGTTGCTATAAACATTTACTTAATTTGAAGAACCTTCTATTCTATTGCTTTGTTAAATCcaattctaaaatttacccaTATTATAAATTAGGAGAACCTCTTTAACTCTCGCATAACCATTCTAACCCTGAAATCGTCATATGATATTGTAAATTAACCCACTTTGTTAGTTCGTTAGTGGTTACTCGGTAGTTTTTTAcgttttgtttttctaaaattaacagATTACTGTTTTACCGAGAAACGAAGTACCAGACTGGCAAGCATGATAGCTTTTTTGTTACTTGGTAACATCACTCCGCCGTTTAGTTTGCGTTGTTGATTTAAAAGCTAACTTGATTCATTGCGAAAAAATACATTGTATGCCCACTACAATATAGCACGTCTAAAACATTggaacgtgtcttccgtctataaCTACATGATCGTCCTAGTCCTACAGGTAACACTATTGCTGACtccagcgaagtcgatcagcctcaacccaatAGGGtatgtttcatcatggaggtTGAATTTACTAACAATTGTGCCAacgataccttctttgcccaccctggcattTAGGTCGCCATCACGATTTAGAAATCATagcaattcccacgacagccggttctacgcaccggaattgactcggattttatccaaccaacggctgttttttcggcgatctaaccccgtttggatcggtaagtacTAATTTGTGTCTGTCGTCattggagcaacgccttgcagcagggttgctccgtatcctcctgactcgtgctggcattgagtccaacccgggcccggaggaatttttctgctgcgtctgcgcaaaaaggctccatccaaactccacgtCGGTCAGGTGTAACACATGCAAtcgatggagccatcttaagacctgttcaggccttaagacccacagggagtggaccacgcgttacgtggccccatgttgcctgcgcaatactgcgatacaagcctctacggcagtgcaatctgcacatagttcgcACGCCGCGCCGCTACTCAACCAGAGTGACCAACtgaggacctctacggtcaggagctcaaacaggcaacatagctcccactctgacttgcGACAAACCAGACTTCTTCAAttcaactgcaacggactccagagtaaGATCGAGaagatagttgcacttatgaatcgggaacgtgtatcgatagctgcggtccaagaaaccaagttaaacagccgctcggatcttctgagttgtgcaggtttcaacgttatACGTAAAAATTGCGAGCGAGATTGTGATGGTGGCCTAactttcatattgcacaacaccgagCAGTATCGTCTAATCGAAGAAGACATCAGCATTATATTTAAGTGGTAGTGATGATGAAAATAGTGTAAACATTCGTCGTGAGCGCAGAAATTTGAGGAATATTTCAAAAGACGTGCTGGAAATGGATGACTATAAGTGAGTTGAACTATTTAagctaaaaaacaaaattttatttatatatgtttgaatgtatgtacatacgcagtttcatcaaaaattttcgGATCAACAAAAgggcatttatatacattttgggGGAATGCGAAAATGAACTTGGAAATGACAAAAGACAAGGTTCTCTttctccaaaaataaaacttgctgCATGTCTACGTTTCTTAGCCACGGGTAGTTATCAACATTGTATTGGAAAGGACTTCAATATAAATATGGCCCAATCGACATTTTGTGTTGTATTAGATGAAGTACTCAACATTCTTGAGTACAGGCTATGTTCAAGGTGGGTCTCCATTGACATGACCGCCAGCGAGGAATTGGaagcaaaaacatatttttttggcaaatcaAAAATTCCTGGTGTAGCAATGGCAGTTGATGGAACTCACGTAAAGATAATGGCACCGTCAAGAGATAAACATCTGTATTTTAACCGCAAAGGATTCTCAAGTCTGAATGTTATGCTGGTTaggctttttcaaaattaacttattattcagtattctatatatacatatatatgtttttcataTGTAGGCGTGTGACCATAAGATGCAAATTCGATACGTTTGTGCTAAATATCCCGGCAGTAGTCATGATTCTCACATATGGGATATGAGTGATTTGAAAATCATTAGCGCATCAAATTATCGGAGAGGACATGCAAATTTAATACTAGGTAAgaataatttgctaaaaatacTATCAATTTATACGAATGTActaatcaaatatatattttgtaaaggtGACAAAGGCTACCCTCTTCAACCGTGGCTCATAACTCCGTTTAGGGAACCAATAACATGCGTCCGAAAAAGGAGATTCAACACATATCATGCTAAAGGCCGAATtgttattgagaaaaaaataagtttattaaaatcgGTATTTCGTTGTCTTTGTAGTGAACGAGGACTACATTACGCACCATATAAAGCAGCGCGTATTGTCAATTTATGCTGCGCATTGCATAATAttcgtttgcattttaattcaaatgaaaacataaatgagTTAAACCTGGACACAACTGAAAATGCATATTCCAACGAAGATGAGAATGATATAGATGATACGCCTACCGATGAAGCAAATAGA
The sequence above is a segment of the Bactrocera dorsalis isolate Fly_Bdor chromosome 6, ASM2337382v1, whole genome shotgun sequence genome. Coding sequences within it:
- the LOC125779515 gene encoding putative nuclease HARBI1 → MQIRYVCAKYPGSSHDSHIWDMSDLKIISASNYRRGHANLILGDKGYPLQPWLITPFREPITCVRKRRFNTYHAKGRIVIEKKISLLKSVFRCLCSERGLHYAPYKAARIVNLCCALHNIRLHFNSNENINELNLDTTENAYSNEDENDIDDTPTDEANRIRDSFLDIF